In Paenibacillus dendritiformis, the DNA window ATGTGAGGCTTCCGAGCGAACCATATATCGGGATTTGCGAACGCTAGATCTTGTCGTGCCTATAACAAATGATGGATACGGAACAGGGTATCGCTTTATAGGCAACTTCGCGATGTATCCGCTTAATTTTACAGAAGAAGAGGAGATGGTCTTCTCTGTCCTCCCTTCCATGGTGGACAAAAGCAAGCTGTCTCCTCTGTTCGATTCGGCATACGACAAAGTCATGGCGACGCATGCCAAGGAGAAGCAGAAGCGCAGGGAAGCAATGGAGAACTTCACGAATCTAATACAGATGGGAACGCCTGCTTACAAGGCAGATCGTGATAGTCCAAATTACCTGCTCCCTGTGATGGAAGCGATTATAGCGGAGAAGACAATCCGTGCAGTATACCATACCCAAAGCCGCAATACAGTTACAGAGCGCGAGATCGATCCGTACTGTCTTGTGCCTCGCGAGCAACGCTTCTACTTAATTGGGTATTGTCATCGGAAGCAGGACATTTTAATGTTCCGCATGAGCCGGTTTCATCGCGTCGAAATAACGACTAAAAGTTTCGACAAAGGCGATTTCGACATCCACCACTATATGAAGCATACCTGGTCGGTCCATCGGGGCGACTCGCTTATTACGTTCAAGATCAAATTTCAGCCCGATGTGGCCAGATATATTAAGGAAGAGGAGATGTTCGTGCGCCCCAAAATGACGGACTTGCCCGACGGAAGCTTATTGTTCGAGGCGACAGTCAACCATGAGCAAGGCTTCCTGAATTGGCTCGCCCAGTATGGCCCGTCTGCCGAAATTCTGGAACCGCTATCAATAAGGAAGCAGTTCATCGAGCGGTTACAGCGTTGGATGGAGATGTATAACTAATGCATCATCTGGAATATATGTTCCCTGACATTTAGTTGTCACCATGTGTGCGGTACAGTTACTAGGAGTAGAAAGGGGTGCTGAAATGCAATCGATTGCTCATATTCGGGTGAGCGATAAGAAGGTGCAAACCGTGGAACGGCATTTGCTGGAAGTGAAGACGCTGGCGGAAAAGTACGGCGAGAAATTAAATATTCCTCATGTCACCGGGCTGGCGGGCATGCTGCATGATATGGGGAAATATACGGAGAAGTTCAGGACATACATATTGGCGGCGGTAAGCGGAGCCGAGGATCGGCTGCGTCGGGGGGAGGTTGATCATTCTACGGCCGGAGGACGGTTGCTTTATGATCGTCTTCATGCGGATGCGAAAGCGCCTTATAAAGCGATTTTGGCTGAGGTTGTAGGCAATGCGATTATTTCGCATCATTCCTATTTGCATGATTTTCTGGATCCGGATTTGGAATCTCCTTACTTGAGACGGGTTGCTTGCAAAAAGTTGGAGGAGTTTGATCGGAGCGTCGAAGCCTTTTTTACACATGTCATGAGCGAGCAGGAGTTCCAGGCATATGTGGATCGGGCGGCTGCGGAAGTGGAACAATTTCTGGCCAGAGTGCCTGCCAAGAGTATGGAACTGAAGCTGATGTTCCTGACCAAGTTCGTGTTCAGTGCCTTGATTGATGCCGACCGGACGAACACGCGCTGGTTTGAGATGGGAGAGCCGGACGAGCCGGAACAGAACGTGATGGCATTGTTTCAAGGATACTATGACAAGTTGATGGCGCAACTTCGTTCTTTCGAGGAAAATAAAGACGCAGATACGCCAATTGCCCGGTTGCGGAGCCAAATGTCCGAGTTATGCGAACATTTTGCCTCGAAGCCGTCTTCTATTTATACACTGTCGATACCGACCGGTGGCGGCAAGACGCTGGCCAGCTTGAGGTATGGATTGAAGCATGCTTTAACCTATGACAAAAAACGGATTATTTATGTCGTCCCTTTTACAACAATTATTGAGCAGAATGCAGCAACGGTGCGCAACATATTGCAGGACGATGCGAATATTTTGGAGCATCATTCCAACGTCGTAGAAGTGGAGATGGAGGAAGACGGCGAGGAGCAGGACGGGCTGGCGCTGACGGCGCGGCAAAAGGCGAACCTGGCTAAAGACAACTGGGATGCGCCGATCATTTTTACGACGATGGTGCAATTCCTTAACGTGTTTTTCGCCCATGGAAGCAGGAACATACGGAGACTCCATAACTTGTGTGATGCAGTCATTATATTTGACGAAGTACAGAAGGTCCCTACGCATTGTATTTCGCTGTTCAACCAGGCGCTGAACTTTTTGAAGGAGTATGGGGGCTCCAGTATCGTGCTGTGCACCGCGACGCAGCCAGCGCTGCAGTTCGTGGAGCAGAAGCTTGACATCGGGGCGGACACCGAGATGATACAGGATATTAATCGCGTAATCGATGCCTTTAAGCGTGTCGAGTTGGTAGATCAAGCTACCGACAAGGCCTGGAGTACGGAAGACTTGGCAGACTTTGTCCGGGATGCCGTTCAGGAAGCGGGAAATATGCTTGTTATCTTGAATACGAAATCGGTCGTCAAGGCGCTGTATGAACGATTGCAAGCGATGCAGGAACAAGGCCAGTTCGGCTCGGATGGGAAAATACATTTGTATCATTTGAGCACGTCGATGTGTCCCGCTCACCGTGTATCGATTTTGGACAAGGTCAGGGTGCATCTTCGGCAGAAGGAAAAAGTGATTTGCGTCAGCACGCAGTTGATTGAAGCAGGCGTCGATGTCAGCTTCAATTGTGTCGTACGTTCCCTGGCCGGGTTGGATTCGATTGCGCAGGCGGCGGGACGGTGCAACCGGCATGGGAAAGATAACATGCGGAACGTCTACATTATCGATCATGCGGAAGAGAATCTGAAGCATTTGAAAGAGATTCAAGTAGGGAAGGAACTGACGCGCGCGATGCTTGTCGATATGAAGCGGGATGCGAAGGCGCATGGCGGCGAGTTGCTGTCGCAGCAGGCGATGGAGTATTATTTCCAACGATTTTATATGAAGCTGGAAGCGGACTTGAATTATTTTGTTCCCCAGCTTCGCAAAGATATGACAATCTTGTTGTATGCCGGCCGGATGGAAGCGGACAGCTATTTCCAGGCTTATCACCAGGACAGGAAAAAGAAAGGGGAGAAAGACACATGGTTGCCGCTGTTCCTTGCCAATAGTTACGGCACGGCTGCGCAACACTTTCACGTTATTGACGATCATACGCGCTCTGTCATTGTTCCATATGGGAAGGGAGGCAAGGAAATCATCGCCGAACTGAACGGGGGCGGAAGCATTGATGATCTGACGCGCCTGCTCAGACGGGCGCAGCAATTCACGGTCAATTTGTATGATCACGATCTCCGTGAGTTGGATCGCAGCGGCGGATTGGAGAGTTGTCTCGACGGGAAAGTGCTTGTATTGAAAGAGGGGGCCTACAGCGAGCATTTTGGAGCCGACCTGAAAAATGATAGCGTCACTGGTTTTTTAGGTTTTTAAATAGAGGAAGCCTATCGCTTTGAAGATAGGCTTCTAATAAAATACTATATTTTTCAATCCCCGCTATGACAGCGACAACTAATTATAGCATAACCAAGGTCATACCTATAATAAAAGTGTCAATTATACTTCATGCAGTAAACAGCCACAAATTATTCATATAATATTTTATTAGACAGGATTGTTATTTTTTGTTGGAGAAAGTAGAATGAAGTTGTAGTTGGAGGGAATTTGTGGAAAGGAGGCGGCGCCTTGATACGGAACAGCATTGAGTTCGAGGTGATTGGGAATTATGCGCTGTTTACAGACCCGTTAACGAAGCTGGGCGGGGAAAAGATGTCTTATCCTGTCCCAACCTATCAAGCGTTAAAGGGAATCGTCGAATCGATCTACTGGAAGCCGACGATATTGTTTGTTGTAGATGCCGTTCGCGTTATGAATCCGATTCGAATGGAGTCCAAAGGGGTTCGTCCGCTTGACTATGGCGGCGGCAATACGCTTGCTTACTACTCCTATTTAAAAGATGTTCGTTACCAATGCCGGGCTCATTTCGTGTTCAACCCGAATCGGCCGGACCTGGAATATGATCGCGACGAAAATAAGCACCACAATATTTTGAAGCGCGCACTGCGGGCGGGAGGACGCCGGGATATTTTCCTCGGAGCAAGAGAATGCCAAGGTTATGTGGAGCCATGCGAATTTGGCACAGGTGAGGGCTTCTATGACAATTATGGCGAACTCCATCTCGGAACGATGGTGCATGGCATGAATTATCCGGATGAGACAGGAAGGCAGCAGATGGAGACGAGGTTATGGAACCCGGTCATGAAGGATGGCATCATTGAGTTTATCACGCCGGAACAATGTAAGCTTGTTCGCCCTGTGGCTGAGATGCAACCGAAGAAGTTCGCGGCCGGGGAGATCGAATCGGTTGAGGAATTGGAGTCCCGCCTGGAAGCGGAGGGAAGAGGATGAGCTGGCTGCAGCAATTATATGAGACGTATGAGGCGAACCTCGATCGGATCGGGGTTGTCGAGAAGAAGCATAGCGGGCAAGAGTTCACGCTGCTTCCGATATCTCATACGACACAAACGGCGCACATCGAGGTTCGCGTGACGGAAGACGGTGAATTCCATTCCGCTATCGTCATTGACAAGAGCGATGCCAGCACATTGATTCCGTGCACGGAGGATTCCTCCAGCCGCTCAGGAACCGCCGTATTTCCTTATCCGCTGCATGATAAGTTAAGCTATGTGGCCGGAGACTATATTGACTATGGCGGACAAGCCAAGAAAGCGGATCAGTTCAAAGCCTATATCGAACAGTTGGAAGAATGGGCCTTATCGCCATTTCGTCATCCTCACGTTGTCAGTATTTTCAAGTACCTGAATAAAAAACGGCTTGTTCGCGATCTGGTTGAAAAAGAGAATCTGTTGTCCCTGGATGGGGACGGTTGCCTGCTTGGAAAATGGGATAAAAAATACGGCGACGAGAAACCGCCGTTGTTTGGCGTGCTGAATGGCGAACAAGAAAGCGCCTTCATTCGTTTTACGGTCTACTCCCCGGTCCGGCCGCTCAAGGAAGTATGGAAGGATCCGGAGATGTATGATTCGTTTATTCAGTACTATAACAGCAAGCTGGGCAACGACAAGCTGTGTTATGCGACAGGGCGATTGCTGCCAGGTACGGACAAGCATGCGAATAAAATACGAAATCCGGCAGACAAAGCGAAACTGATCTCGGCCAGCGATACAAGCGGTTTTACGTTCCGGGGCCGGTTCAGCAGCAGCCAGGAAGCGGCGGGCATTAGCTATGAAGTATCGCAAAAAGCCCATAATGCGCTGAAATGGCTCATTAACCGCCAAGGGAAAATCATTGATGGGCGCGTGTTTCTCGTTTGGTCTAATGATGCGGTAGACGTGCCGGCTCCCGGAGAGGATACCTTCGCTCTCTTTCCGGAACAGAGCGCCGCGCACAAAAGGGAATCTTTTACGAATGAAGGGTTGGCACGGGACATTAGGAGTTATCTGGCCGGGTACGGAACAGGAAAAGAGTTGTCGATTACCAATCCCGCTGTGAACCTGTTAATTCTTGATTCTGCCACAACCGGGCGCATGGCAGTGCTCTATTATCGCAATCTGGACAAGGAGCATTACTTTGACAAGCTGGCGGAGTGGCATTCCAGTTGCGTATGGATTCACCGCTACCGCAAAGATGAGAACGGCGACTATGTCCAATTCTTCGGTGCGCCGGCAACTAAAGACATTGCATATGCTGCTTATGGATCGACGGCAAGCGATAAAGTCGTAAAAGGGCTGATGGAGCGCATGCTGCCGTGCATGGTAGACGGCGTCAAAATTCCCGCGGATATTGTTAACAGCGTCGTTCGCCGGACGTCCAATCCGGTGGCGATGGAAAAGTGGGAGTGGGAGAAGACGCTCAGCATCGCATGCGCCTTAGTAAATAAGTTTTATCAGAAGGAGGGATACACGGTGGCGCTGGACAAGGAGAACAAGGACCGAAGCTATTTGTTTGGGAGATTGCTGGCGGTGGCCGATATTTTGGAGCGGCGTGCGCTAGGTTCAGAAGAGACGCGCGCAACGAATGCGATTCGCTATATGAACTCGTTTGCGCAGCATCCGGTGCGGACGTGGAAGGTGATTCAAGCGAGTTTGCAGCCGTATCAGGCGCGATTGGGCGCGAAATGTACGGATTTGACGAAATTGATGGATGAGATTCTATCTGCATTTAACTATGAAGACTTTAATGATAAGCCTTTATCCGGGAAATACTTGCTGGGACTCTCCAGCCAAAGACATGACTTTTTCCAAGGAAAGAAGAAGGAAGAAAATCAAACCAAACCATCCAATGAAGGAGAGACTGAAGCATGACGATTCTCGATCATAAAATTGATTTTGCTGTTGTATTTTCGGTAATCAAAGCGAATCCAAATGGAGATCCGCTGAATGGCAATCGCCCCCGTCAAAACTATGATGGCCACGGTGAAGTGTCGGATGTCGCACTGAAGCGGAAAATTCGAAACCGGCTTCAAGATCTCGGCGAACCTATTTTTGTCCAATCCAATGATAGAAGCGATGATCAGCTCAAAAGCTTGCGCGAGCGCGCGGAAGGAAACGAGGCACTGGCGAAAATAGTAAATCAAAAAGACAGTTCCAGCGAAGAGTTTGCGAAAACGGCTTGCGAGCAGTGGATCGATGTCCGCAGTTTTGGCCAGGTGTTTGCCTTCAAGGGAAGCGGTGGTAAAGGGGTATCTGTAGGCGTGCGCGGTCCGGTGTCGATACATACCGCAACGAGCGTCGATCCGATTGATATTACGAGTATGCAGATCACGAAGAGCGTTAATTCGGAGCCGGGCGAGAAGAGAGGATCAGACACAATGGGCATGAAGCACCGCGTAGACTTCGGCGTCTATGTCTTCTATGGCAGCATCAATACGCAGTTAGCGGAGAAGACGGGCTTCACCGTGGAGGATGCGGAAAAAATCAAGCAGGCGCTCGTTACGCTGTTCGAAAATGACGCCTCTTCCGCCAGACCAGAAGGAAGTATGGAGGTGCACAAGGTGTATTGGTGGGAGCACAGCAGCAAGTTGGGTCAGTATTCATCTGCCAAAGTGCACCGCTCCTTGCATATTAGCAAAAATAGGGAAGAACCAAAATCCTTCGAACACTACGACATCACACTCAACGAACTGGAAGGTCTGAAGGTTGAAATCATCGATGGCCTATAATGATGAAGACAACTACTTATTGCTGTCTGGCATTCAGCATTTTCAATTCTGTAAGCGGCAATGGGCGTTGATTCACATTGAACAGCAGTGGGAAGAGAATGTGAAGACGATTGAAGGGCTGCATCTCCATCGGAATGCGGATCAACCGTTCACGAGGGAAAAGCGCGGCGACAAGCTTGTCGTCCGCGCTATGTCTGTCAAGTCGCATGAATTGAAGCTGACAGGCATCTGTGATGTGGTCGAGTTCATACAAGACAGCCGTGGTGTTCCGATTAATGGAGTCGAGGGAAAATATGTCGCGTACCCTGTAGAATACAAGCGCGGCAAGCCGAAGACGGATGAATCCGATGTATTGCAGCTGGCTGCGCAAGCGCTCTGTCTGGAAGAGATGCTGTTGTGCGATGTGCAGACAGGATATATTTTTTATCAAGAGTTAAAGCGTCGAATTGAGGTTCCGCTTACGGATGATGTGAAGCAGAGGGTCAAAGTTGTGGCAGCGGAAATGCATGATTATTATAAGCGCAGCCATACGCCAAAAGTCAAAACCGGGCCCTATTGCAAAAACTACTCGCTGCAATCCATCTGCCTGCCGGCCTTGATGAACAAACGGACGGTAAAAAGTTATATTGAGGGGAAGATCAAAGATGAAGCGTCTCCTTAACACGTTATATGTAAACCAGCCGGACGTTTATATGGCATTGGACGGGGACAATATTGTGCTGCAGAAGGGAGAAGAGAAGCTGGGCCGTCTTCCGTTGCACAATCTGGAAGCTATCGTCGCTTTCGGTTA includes these proteins:
- the cas7c gene encoding type I-C CRISPR-associated protein Cas7/Csd2 translates to MTILDHKIDFAVVFSVIKANPNGDPLNGNRPRQNYDGHGEVSDVALKRKIRNRLQDLGEPIFVQSNDRSDDQLKSLRERAEGNEALAKIVNQKDSSSEEFAKTACEQWIDVRSFGQVFAFKGSGGKGVSVGVRGPVSIHTATSVDPIDITSMQITKSVNSEPGEKRGSDTMGMKHRVDFGVYVFYGSINTQLAEKTGFTVEDAEKIKQALVTLFENDASSARPEGSMEVHKVYWWEHSSKLGQYSSAKVHRSLHISKNREEPKSFEHYDITLNELEGLKVEIIDGL
- a CDS encoding helix-turn-helix transcriptional regulator; its protein translation is MSDRMIRLLKMVIAIQANPGISAQELADKCEASERTIYRDLRTLDLVVPITNDGYGTGYRFIGNFAMYPLNFTEEEEMVFSVLPSMVDKSKLSPLFDSAYDKVMATHAKEKQKRREAMENFTNLIQMGTPAYKADRDSPNYLLPVMEAIIAEKTIRAVYHTQSRNTVTEREIDPYCLVPREQRFYLIGYCHRKQDILMFRMSRFHRVEITTKSFDKGDFDIHHYMKHTWSVHRGDSLITFKIKFQPDVARYIKEEEMFVRPKMTDLPDGSLLFEATVNHEQGFLNWLAQYGPSAEILEPLSIRKQFIERLQRWMEMYN
- the cas3 gene encoding CRISPR-associated helicase Cas3', with translation MQSIAHIRVSDKKVQTVERHLLEVKTLAEKYGEKLNIPHVTGLAGMLHDMGKYTEKFRTYILAAVSGAEDRLRRGEVDHSTAGGRLLYDRLHADAKAPYKAILAEVVGNAIISHHSYLHDFLDPDLESPYLRRVACKKLEEFDRSVEAFFTHVMSEQEFQAYVDRAAAEVEQFLARVPAKSMELKLMFLTKFVFSALIDADRTNTRWFEMGEPDEPEQNVMALFQGYYDKLMAQLRSFEENKDADTPIARLRSQMSELCEHFASKPSSIYTLSIPTGGGKTLASLRYGLKHALTYDKKRIIYVVPFTTIIEQNAATVRNILQDDANILEHHSNVVEVEMEEDGEEQDGLALTARQKANLAKDNWDAPIIFTTMVQFLNVFFAHGSRNIRRLHNLCDAVIIFDEVQKVPTHCISLFNQALNFLKEYGGSSIVLCTATQPALQFVEQKLDIGADTEMIQDINRVIDAFKRVELVDQATDKAWSTEDLADFVRDAVQEAGNMLVILNTKSVVKALYERLQAMQEQGQFGSDGKIHLYHLSTSMCPAHRVSILDKVRVHLRQKEKVICVSTQLIEAGVDVSFNCVVRSLAGLDSIAQAAGRCNRHGKDNMRNVYIIDHAEENLKHLKEIQVGKELTRAMLVDMKRDAKAHGGELLSQQAMEYYFQRFYMKLEADLNYFVPQLRKDMTILLYAGRMEADSYFQAYHQDRKKKGEKDTWLPLFLANSYGTAAQHFHVIDDHTRSVIVPYGKGGKEIIAELNGGGSIDDLTRLLRRAQQFTVNLYDHDLRELDRSGGLESCLDGKVLVLKEGAYSEHFGADLKNDSVTGFLGF
- the cas5c gene encoding type I-C CRISPR-associated protein Cas5c, yielding MRNSIEFEVIGNYALFTDPLTKLGGEKMSYPVPTYQALKGIVESIYWKPTILFVVDAVRVMNPIRMESKGVRPLDYGGGNTLAYYSYLKDVRYQCRAHFVFNPNRPDLEYDRDENKHHNILKRALRAGGRRDIFLGARECQGYVEPCEFGTGEGFYDNYGELHLGTMVHGMNYPDETGRQQMETRLWNPVMKDGIIEFITPEQCKLVRPVAEMQPKKFAAGEIESVEELESRLEAEGRG
- the cas8c gene encoding type I-C CRISPR-associated protein Cas8c/Csd1 is translated as MSWLQQLYETYEANLDRIGVVEKKHSGQEFTLLPISHTTQTAHIEVRVTEDGEFHSAIVIDKSDASTLIPCTEDSSSRSGTAVFPYPLHDKLSYVAGDYIDYGGQAKKADQFKAYIEQLEEWALSPFRHPHVVSIFKYLNKKRLVRDLVEKENLLSLDGDGCLLGKWDKKYGDEKPPLFGVLNGEQESAFIRFTVYSPVRPLKEVWKDPEMYDSFIQYYNSKLGNDKLCYATGRLLPGTDKHANKIRNPADKAKLISASDTSGFTFRGRFSSSQEAAGISYEVSQKAHNALKWLINRQGKIIDGRVFLVWSNDAVDVPAPGEDTFALFPEQSAAHKRESFTNEGLARDIRSYLAGYGTGKELSITNPAVNLLILDSATTGRMAVLYYRNLDKEHYFDKLAEWHSSCVWIHRYRKDENGDYVQFFGAPATKDIAYAAYGSTASDKVVKGLMERMLPCMVDGVKIPADIVNSVVRRTSNPVAMEKWEWEKTLSIACALVNKFYQKEGYTVALDKENKDRSYLFGRLLAVADILERRALGSEETRATNAIRYMNSFAQHPVRTWKVIQASLQPYQARLGAKCTDLTKLMDEILSAFNYEDFNDKPLSGKYLLGLSSQRHDFFQGKKKEENQTKPSNEGETEA
- the cas4 gene encoding CRISPR-associated protein Cas4: MAYNDEDNYLLLSGIQHFQFCKRQWALIHIEQQWEENVKTIEGLHLHRNADQPFTREKRGDKLVVRAMSVKSHELKLTGICDVVEFIQDSRGVPINGVEGKYVAYPVEYKRGKPKTDESDVLQLAAQALCLEEMLLCDVQTGYIFYQELKRRIEVPLTDDVKQRVKVVAAEMHDYYKRSHTPKVKTGPYCKNYSLQSICLPALMNKRTVKSYIEGKIKDEASP